A genomic segment from Streptomyces sp. NBC_01233 encodes:
- a CDS encoding ABC transporter permease: protein MSTHAAVDERLAPTSVVRKLLARPELGSVVGAAAVFVFFSIVAPSFLQASSLSTVLYSASTIGIMAAPVALLMIGGEFDLSAGVMVTTSALVSSMFSYQMTANVWVGVAVSLLVTLAIGFFNGFMLTRTKLPSFIITLGTFLMLTGLNLGFTKLISGSVSTKTIADMEGFSSARALFASQWNIGSVTLKVTILWWFAIVAVATWILLRTRAGNWIFAVGGGADAARATGVPVVKTRIGLYMGVALCAWISGQHILFSFDVVQSGEGVGNEFLYIIAAVIGGCLMTGGYGSAIGSAVGAFIFGMTSNGIVYAQWNPDWFKFFLGAMLLLATLLNAWVRKRAEARA, encoded by the coding sequence ATGAGCACGCACGCCGCCGTCGACGAACGGCTCGCGCCGACCTCCGTGGTGCGCAAGCTGCTCGCCCGCCCGGAGCTGGGCTCGGTGGTCGGCGCCGCCGCCGTCTTCGTCTTCTTCTCCATCGTCGCGCCCAGCTTCCTGCAGGCCTCCAGCCTCAGCACGGTCCTGTACTCGGCCTCCACCATCGGGATCATGGCCGCTCCGGTGGCCCTGCTGATGATCGGCGGCGAGTTCGACCTCTCCGCCGGTGTCATGGTCACGACCTCCGCGCTGGTGAGCTCGATGTTCAGCTACCAGATGACCGCCAACGTCTGGGTCGGCGTCGCGGTGTCCCTGCTGGTCACACTGGCCATCGGCTTCTTCAACGGCTTCATGCTGACCCGCACCAAGCTGCCCAGCTTCATCATCACGCTCGGCACCTTCCTGATGCTGACCGGCCTGAACCTCGGCTTCACCAAGCTGATCAGCGGTTCGGTCTCCACCAAGACGATCGCCGACATGGAGGGCTTCTCCTCCGCGCGGGCCCTGTTCGCCTCGCAGTGGAACATCGGCTCGGTCACCCTCAAGGTCACCATCCTGTGGTGGTTCGCCATCGTCGCCGTGGCCACCTGGATCCTGCTGCGCACCCGCGCCGGCAACTGGATCTTCGCCGTGGGCGGCGGGGCCGACGCGGCCCGCGCGACCGGCGTGCCCGTCGTGAAGACCCGTATCGGCCTCTACATGGGCGTCGCCCTGTGCGCCTGGATCTCCGGACAGCACATCCTCTTCTCGTTCGACGTGGTCCAGTCGGGCGAGGGCGTCGGCAACGAGTTCCTCTACATCATCGCGGCCGTCATCGGCGGCTGCCTGATGACCGGCGGCTACGGCTCCGCCATCGGCTCGGCGGTCGGCGCCTTCATCTTCGGCATGACCAGCAACGGCATCGTCTACGCCCAGTGGAACCCGGACTGGTTCAAGTTCTTCCTCGGCGCGATGCTCCTGCTGGCCACGCTGCTCAACGCATGGGTCCGCAAGCGGGCGGAGGCACGGGCATGA
- a CDS encoding ATP-binding cassette domain-containing protein: MTTALVKLTDVSKYYGNIRALQGVSLEVSAGEITCVLGDNGAGKSTLIKIIAGLHRHDAGTFEIEGEETVLANPRAALDRGIATVYQDLAVVPLMPVWRNFFLGSEPTKGRGPLRRLDVDLMRETTRAELLRMGIDLRDVDQPIGTLSGGERQCVAIARAVYFGAKVLVLDEPTAALGVKQSGVVLKYVAAARDAGLGVVLITHNPHHAYLVGDRFVLLKRGTMAGSHTRDSITLDELTRQMAGGSELDELSHELERVAESGADAPPGAADPASRTTPPTRDDTTR; the protein is encoded by the coding sequence ATGACCACGGCACTCGTGAAGCTGACCGACGTCAGCAAGTACTACGGCAACATCCGCGCCCTCCAGGGGGTCTCCCTGGAGGTCTCGGCGGGCGAGATCACCTGCGTCCTCGGCGACAACGGCGCCGGCAAGTCCACCCTCATCAAGATCATCGCAGGGCTGCACCGGCACGACGCGGGCACCTTCGAGATCGAGGGCGAGGAGACCGTGCTCGCCAACCCGCGCGCGGCCCTGGACCGCGGCATCGCCACCGTCTACCAGGACCTCGCCGTCGTCCCGCTCATGCCCGTGTGGCGCAACTTCTTCCTCGGCTCCGAGCCCACCAAGGGCCGCGGGCCCCTGCGCCGCCTCGACGTGGACCTCATGCGCGAGACCACCCGCGCCGAGCTGCTGCGCATGGGCATCGACCTGCGCGACGTGGACCAGCCCATCGGCACCCTGTCCGGCGGTGAGCGCCAGTGCGTGGCCATCGCCCGCGCCGTGTACTTCGGCGCCAAGGTCCTCGTCCTCGACGAGCCCACCGCGGCCCTCGGCGTGAAGCAGTCCGGCGTGGTCCTCAAGTACGTCGCCGCCGCCCGCGACGCGGGCCTGGGCGTGGTCCTGATCACCCACAACCCGCACCACGCGTACCTGGTGGGAGACCGTTTCGTGCTCCTCAAGCGCGGCACCATGGCGGGCAGCCACACCCGCGATTCGATCACGCTCGACGAGCTCACCCGGCAGATGGCGGGCGGCTCCGAGCTGGACGAACTGAGCCACGAACTGGAGCGAGTGGCAGAATCAGGGGCAGACGCCCCACCCGGCGCAGCCGACCCGGCTTCCCGCACCACCCCACCGACGAGGGACGACACGACTCGATGA
- a CDS encoding ROK family glucokinase, with protein MSTYRDFTLSHRGSARGTVLRTIGTRERRSHLTAPRVPTVGIDIGGTKVMAGVVDANGIILEKIRTETPDKSKSPKVVEDTIVELVLDLSDRHDVHAVGIGAAGWVDADRSRVLFAPHLAWRDEPLRDALQSRLAVPVMVDNDANTAAWAEWRFGAGRGEDHLVMITLGTGIGGAILEGGQVKRGRYGVAGEFGHMQVVPGGHRCPCGNRGCWEQYSSGNALVREARELAAADSPVAYNIIARVGGNVNEITGPLITELAREGDAMCVELLQDIGQWLGVGIANLAAALDPSCFVIGGGVSAADDLLIGPARDAFRRHLTGRGYRPEARIAKAQLGPEAGMVGAADLARLVARRFRRATRRRVERYERYERYAQQLGRRDPAVPEDQEKQ; from the coding sequence ATGAGCACGTACCGGGACTTCACGCTCTCCCACCGGGGGTCGGCGCGAGGCACCGTCCTGCGGACCATCGGCACCCGTGAGCGCCGGTCGCACCTGACCGCCCCGCGCGTCCCGACCGTCGGCATCGACATCGGCGGCACCAAGGTGATGGCGGGGGTCGTCGACGCCAACGGCATCATCCTGGAGAAGATCCGCACCGAGACCCCGGACAAGTCCAAGAGCCCCAAGGTCGTCGAGGACACCATCGTCGAGCTGGTGCTCGACCTCTCCGACCGGCACGACGTGCACGCGGTCGGCATCGGGGCCGCCGGCTGGGTGGACGCCGACCGCTCCCGGGTCCTGTTCGCACCCCACCTGGCCTGGCGGGACGAGCCGCTGCGCGACGCGCTCCAGTCCCGGCTCGCCGTCCCCGTCATGGTCGACAACGACGCGAACACCGCCGCCTGGGCCGAGTGGCGCTTCGGCGCCGGACGCGGCGAGGACCACCTCGTCATGATCACGCTCGGCACCGGCATCGGCGGGGCCATCCTCGAAGGCGGCCAGGTCAAGCGCGGCCGCTACGGGGTCGCCGGCGAATTCGGCCACATGCAGGTCGTCCCCGGCGGCCACCGCTGCCCCTGCGGCAACCGGGGCTGCTGGGAGCAGTACAGCTCCGGCAACGCCCTGGTCCGCGAGGCCCGCGAGCTGGCCGCCGCCGACTCCCCGGTCGCGTACAACATCATCGCCAGGGTCGGCGGCAACGTCAACGAGATCACCGGGCCGCTCATCACCGAGCTGGCCCGCGAGGGCGACGCCATGTGCGTCGAGCTGCTCCAGGACATCGGCCAGTGGCTCGGCGTCGGCATCGCGAACCTCGCCGCCGCCCTCGACCCCTCCTGCTTCGTCATCGGCGGCGGCGTCAGCGCCGCCGACGACCTGCTGATCGGCCCCGCCCGGGACGCCTTCCGCCGCCACCTCACCGGCCGCGGCTACCGGCCGGAGGCCCGCATCGCCAAGGCCCAGCTCGGCCCCGAGGCCGGCATGGTCGGCGCCGCAGACCTCGCCCGGCTCGTCGCCCGGCGCTTCCGCCGCGCCACCCGCCGGCGGGTCGAGCGCTACGAACGGTACGAGCGCTACGCGCAGCAGCTGGGCCGACGCGACCCCGCCGTACCCGAGGACCAGGAAAAACAGTGA
- a CDS encoding MBL fold metallo-hydrolase, with translation MKLTKRLHSCVQLEKDGRTLVIDPGAFSEPDAGLGADALLVTHEHPDHFEEGRLRAALDANPAAELWTLRSVAEKLAPAYPGRVHTVGHGDAFTAAGFEVQAQGELHAEIHPDIPRVTNVGYLVEGSLFHPGDALTVPGVPVETLMVPVHAPWNKVSEVIDYLREVKPRRALDIHDAYLSDIARPVYDFALDALGGTDHGRLTAGDSTDL, from the coding sequence ATGAAGCTCACCAAGCGGCTGCACTCCTGCGTCCAGTTGGAGAAGGACGGGCGCACGCTCGTCATCGACCCGGGCGCCTTCAGTGAACCGGACGCGGGCCTGGGGGCGGACGCCCTGCTGGTCACGCACGAACACCCCGACCACTTCGAGGAGGGCCGGCTGCGGGCCGCCCTCGACGCGAACCCGGCGGCCGAGCTGTGGACCCTGCGCAGCGTCGCGGAGAAGCTCGCCCCCGCCTATCCGGGCCGGGTGCACACCGTCGGCCACGGCGACGCCTTCACCGCCGCCGGGTTCGAGGTCCAGGCGCAGGGGGAACTGCACGCGGAGATCCACCCGGACATCCCGCGGGTCACGAACGTCGGCTACCTCGTGGAGGGTTCCCTCTTCCACCCCGGGGACGCCCTGACCGTGCCCGGGGTGCCGGTGGAGACCCTGATGGTCCCGGTGCACGCCCCCTGGAACAAGGTCTCCGAGGTGATCGACTACCTCCGCGAGGTCAAGCCGCGCCGGGCCCTCGACATCCACGACGCCTACCTCTCCGACATCGCCCGGCCGGTCTACGACTTCGCCCTGGACGCCCTCGGCGGCACCGACCACGGCCGACTCACCGCGGGGGACAGCACCGACCTGTGA